Proteins encoded within one genomic window of Mycolicibacterium monacense:
- the lpqN gene encoding envelope biogenesis lipoprotein LpqN, with translation MATSLRVGGVTALAVTLGITLAGCGSDSSSSEETGTSEQTSTSAPQTPAAAESTAPEQPPGPAYTIVDYIRDNKIEEAPVKRGAPGAPTVDLPLPPGWQDAGDRAPEWSYSAMIFADPAMAEDPPTIIALMSKLTGPADPAKILEFAPNEIKNLPGYENLGDGSESELSGFAAYQIGGAYTRDGAKRMIAQKTVVIPGDGGLYVLQINADGREDQIGPLMDATAAIDEQAKITP, from the coding sequence ATGGCAACGTCACTGCGGGTAGGCGGCGTCACAGCCCTCGCCGTCACGCTCGGCATCACGCTCGCCGGATGCGGTTCCGATTCGTCATCCTCCGAGGAGACGGGCACAAGCGAGCAGACCTCGACCAGCGCCCCGCAGACGCCGGCCGCCGCAGAGTCCACCGCACCGGAGCAGCCCCCGGGGCCCGCCTACACGATCGTGGACTACATCCGCGACAACAAGATCGAGGAGGCGCCGGTCAAGCGCGGTGCTCCCGGCGCGCCGACGGTCGACCTGCCGCTGCCACCCGGATGGCAGGACGCCGGTGACCGCGCGCCCGAATGGTCTTACAGCGCAATGATTTTCGCGGACCCAGCGATGGCCGAGGACCCGCCGACGATCATCGCCCTGATGTCGAAGCTCACCGGTCCCGCCGACCCGGCGAAGATCCTGGAGTTCGCCCCGAACGAGATCAAGAACCTGCCCGGCTACGAGAACCTCGGCGACGGGAGCGAGAGCGAACTCAGCGGCTTCGCCGCATATCAGATCGGCGGCGCCTACACCCGCGACGGCGCCAAGCGCATGATCGCGCAGAAGACCGTCGTGATTCCGGGCGACGGTGGCCTGTACGTGCTGCAGATCAACGCCGACGGTCGCGAGGATCAGATCGGGCCGCTGATGGACGCCACGGCGGCGATCGACGAACAGGCGAAGATCACGCCCTGA
- a CDS encoding PE-PPE domain-containing protein, whose amino-acid sequence MLTGIVQLLATTALIMGGTDHPLSTPPDTISFVDGYMADAVDNYIDPGLDTGPSVNKVAVITPEQFFPTFGSMTFDDSVQEGRDNLNECVAGTPSCEYNESEALGSDAPMPDDSFIVFGYSQSAVIASLVKRDLMQTPPSEADGVSFVLLSNAMRPNGGILARGFEGMTIPILGVTFHGPTPTDSCEEGGPCYRTVDVAQQYDFMGGDAPVAPLNVVAMANSLAAYYYLHGAVPAKSLDDPNVIYQGEWGDTDYYLIPAERLPLLMPFEQAGVPAPILAVLDAPLRVIVEAGYDRESSPGEHVQFRLLPIGDPFRFLVNLAKSVPVGIDDGLQEAGLGRALGTEDVFRPYGVGGEDLPQPGDSVTEDNLRTAAVPTETTASEPAAEPLTDGPVVSGQPSERQGDKTGQLSNATPVPPAPEQVKERRLSPLLRGLSDREEADAPKLPSIRPPGERLVRRVVESVTGHRAERPDDSGDDESGGTPAAESDPDAA is encoded by the coding sequence ATGCTCACAGGAATTGTTCAGCTTCTGGCGACGACGGCGTTGATCATGGGCGGCACAGACCACCCGTTGTCGACGCCGCCGGACACCATCTCCTTCGTCGACGGCTACATGGCCGATGCGGTGGACAACTACATCGATCCCGGGCTGGACACAGGCCCATCCGTCAACAAAGTCGCGGTCATCACGCCCGAGCAGTTCTTCCCCACGTTCGGGTCGATGACGTTCGACGACTCGGTGCAAGAGGGACGGGACAATCTCAACGAGTGCGTGGCTGGAACCCCGTCGTGCGAGTACAACGAGAGTGAGGCGCTCGGATCCGATGCGCCCATGCCAGACGACAGCTTCATCGTCTTCGGCTACTCGCAGAGCGCCGTCATCGCCTCGCTCGTCAAACGTGACCTGATGCAGACGCCTCCCTCGGAGGCCGACGGTGTTTCTTTCGTGCTCCTCTCCAACGCGATGCGGCCCAACGGCGGCATCCTGGCGCGCGGCTTCGAAGGCATGACCATTCCCATTCTCGGCGTCACCTTCCACGGCCCGACGCCGACCGACTCGTGTGAGGAAGGCGGGCCCTGCTACCGCACGGTCGACGTCGCCCAGCAGTACGACTTCATGGGGGGCGACGCCCCTGTCGCGCCGCTCAACGTCGTGGCGATGGCGAACTCGCTGGCGGCGTACTACTACCTGCACGGTGCGGTTCCGGCCAAGTCCCTCGACGACCCGAACGTCATCTACCAGGGCGAGTGGGGCGATACCGACTACTACCTGATCCCGGCCGAGCGGTTACCGCTGCTCATGCCGTTCGAGCAGGCGGGTGTCCCCGCACCCATCCTGGCCGTCCTCGATGCGCCGCTGCGGGTCATCGTCGAGGCCGGTTACGACCGCGAGAGCAGCCCTGGTGAGCACGTGCAGTTCAGGCTGCTACCCATCGGCGACCCGTTCCGCTTCCTGGTGAACCTCGCCAAGTCGGTTCCCGTCGGCATCGACGACGGCCTGCAAGAGGCCGGACTCGGCCGGGCGCTCGGAACGGAAGACGTCTTCCGGCCGTACGGCGTGGGCGGTGAAGACCTGCCCCAGCCGGGTGACTCCGTCACCGAGGACAACCTCCGTACTGCCGCCGTGCCGACAGAGACGACCGCGTCGGAGCCGGCTGCCGAACCGCTGACCGATGGACCGGTGGTCAGCGGTCAACCGAGCGAACGGCAAGGCGACAAGACAGGCCAGCTGAGCAACGCGACTCCCGTCCCACCGGCCCCCGAACAGGTCAAGGAACGCCGTCTCTCGCCCTTGCTCCGTGGGCTGAGTGACCGCGAGGAGGCCGATGCGCCCAAGCTGCCGTCGATTCGTCCGCCGGGCGAACGCCTGGTGCGGCGTGTGGTCGAGAGCGTGACCGGCCACCGAGCCGAGCGGCCCGACGACTCGGGCGACGATGAGTCCGGCGGCACTCCGGCGGCCGAAAGCGACCCGGACGCAGCCTGA
- a CDS encoding GNAT family N-acetyltransferase yields the protein MNLLRSSSLHPGWPMPAGPLRVPAGVVRLRPVRLRDAAQWSRIRLADRAHLEPWEPVTGVDWQLRHAFSSWPSVCSTLRSEARKGRMLPYVIEVDGQFAGQLTIGNVTHGALRSAWIGYWVASERIGGGVATAALALGVDHCFGPVMLHRVEATVRPENAPSRRVLAKVGFREEGLLKRYLDVDGAWRDHLLVAITVEELSGSASSTLVRSGRADWA from the coding sequence GTGAACCTGCTGCGGTCGAGTTCTCTCCACCCCGGATGGCCGATGCCGGCGGGCCCGCTGCGGGTGCCCGCCGGTGTGGTGCGACTACGCCCGGTTCGGCTGCGCGACGCCGCACAGTGGAGCCGCATCCGGTTGGCCGACCGTGCCCATCTGGAACCGTGGGAACCGGTCACCGGCGTGGATTGGCAACTGCGGCATGCCTTCTCGTCGTGGCCATCGGTCTGCTCGACGCTGCGGTCGGAGGCCCGCAAAGGGCGGATGCTGCCGTATGTGATCGAGGTCGACGGGCAGTTCGCGGGACAGTTGACCATCGGCAACGTCACCCACGGCGCCCTGCGCTCGGCGTGGATCGGCTACTGGGTGGCCAGTGAGCGCATCGGCGGGGGAGTGGCGACCGCGGCGCTGGCGCTCGGGGTGGACCACTGCTTCGGGCCGGTGATGCTGCACCGAGTCGAGGCCACCGTACGACCGGAGAATGCACCGAGCCGGCGGGTGCTGGCAAAGGTCGGCTTCCGCGAGGAGGGTCTGCTCAAACGCTATCTCGACGTCGACGGCGCGTGGCGTGACCACCTGCTCGTGGCGATCACGGTCGAGGAACTCAGCGGGTCGGCGTCGTCGACGCTGGTGCGCTCGGGCCGCGCCGACTGGGCCTGA
- a CDS encoding DUF5642 family protein: protein MRRFAVIMAAAVCVCSCGQPSPQSPATLTTEAAGPIDPSRMNRARYELPPGYEVAELQGRVTPLAQWGYGENWSAQPPQCGVLAEPAVDSSTVRGFSASGEGGIVYAVAAGGAVPADPALLEECGRWTMTAGPTTGAVRLADPPPVTGAVGLGLVADTVTVVEGGTETRSHAQTFVAHEDARLVYVTVVTDPGSPHPALGDDFAADLLTRTVAALRS, encoded by the coding sequence GTGCGCCGCTTCGCGGTCATCATGGCCGCCGCCGTCTGTGTCTGCTCCTGCGGTCAACCGTCGCCGCAATCTCCCGCGACGTTGACCACCGAAGCGGCCGGACCCATCGACCCGTCGCGGATGAACCGGGCCCGTTACGAACTGCCGCCGGGCTATGAGGTGGCCGAATTGCAGGGTCGGGTCACACCGCTGGCCCAATGGGGATACGGCGAGAACTGGTCGGCGCAGCCACCACAGTGCGGCGTGCTCGCCGAGCCTGCGGTCGATTCGTCGACGGTGCGCGGATTCTCGGCCTCGGGGGAAGGCGGCATCGTGTACGCGGTGGCGGCCGGCGGCGCCGTGCCCGCAGACCCCGCGCTGCTCGAGGAGTGCGGCCGGTGGACCATGACGGCCGGGCCGACGACCGGCGCGGTGCGCCTCGCCGACCCACCGCCGGTGACCGGGGCCGTCGGCCTGGGGTTGGTCGCCGACACCGTCACGGTCGTCGAGGGTGGGACGGAAACCCGTTCGCACGCACAGACCTTCGTCGCCCATGAGGACGCACGCCTGGTGTACGTCACCGTCGTCACCGACCCCGGCTCACCGCATCCCGCACTCGGCGACGATTTCGCCGCCGATCTGTTGACGCGGACCGTGGCGGCGTTGCGGAGCTGA
- a CDS encoding DUF5642 family protein has translation MSTPKKIAAVAGVGLLAACGSPEDADIARVSEVKATFGEQYQYRDIAPTGIDPKLLQPQKMPAGMTFQPPECAKFAEGRLPEADLKGNMAAATAEGEGNRFIALAVETNAPVPVTEPGDSCKKVEFSGPGLRGAVEVVEAPHIDGVQTSATHRVLQTVVAGAPRTGELYNYTARFGTYMVIVTANPLVIPDKPVAPVNTERARRLLVDAVAAVQG, from the coding sequence ATGTCCACCCCGAAGAAGATCGCGGCCGTCGCGGGCGTCGGACTGCTCGCCGCCTGCGGCTCCCCTGAAGACGCCGACATCGCCCGGGTCTCCGAGGTCAAGGCCACGTTCGGCGAGCAGTACCAATACCGCGACATCGCGCCGACCGGAATCGACCCGAAACTCCTGCAACCGCAGAAGATGCCCGCCGGCATGACGTTTCAGCCTCCGGAGTGCGCGAAGTTCGCTGAGGGCCGGCTCCCCGAGGCCGATCTGAAGGGCAACATGGCCGCGGCCACCGCCGAGGGTGAGGGCAACCGGTTCATCGCGCTCGCGGTCGAGACCAACGCCCCGGTGCCGGTGACCGAACCGGGAGACAGCTGCAAGAAGGTCGAGTTCAGCGGGCCGGGACTACGCGGTGCCGTCGAGGTGGTGGAGGCGCCGCACATCGACGGTGTGCAGACCAGCGCCACCCATCGCGTGCTGCAGACCGTGGTGGCCGGCGCGCCCCGGACCGGGGAGTTGTACAACTACACCGCCCGGTTCGGCACGTACATGGTGATCGTGACGGCGAACCCACTCGTGATCCCGGACAAGCCGGTGGCGCCGGTGAACACCGAACGGGCCCGCCGGCTGCTCGTCGACGCCGTCGCCGCAGTGCAGGGCTGA
- a CDS encoding shikimate 5-dehydrogenase, protein MGRPPLNKDTRLCISLAGRPSNIGTRFHNHLYEVLGLDFLYKAFTTTDIGAAIGGVRALGIRGCSVSMPFKQDVLDLVDEVEPSARIINAVNTIVNDDGHLTASNTDYLAVQRLIDQYGLEPDRSVMVLGSGGMASAVGAAFRDRGFATGTVVARNETTGRALAERLGYDYAAEVGSRSAEVIVNVTPIGMAGGPEERQQAFDADTIAQAHTVFDVVATPAETPLITAARQAGVAVITGAEVVALQAAEQFERYTGVRPTPEQVAEASAISRRD, encoded by the coding sequence ATGGGGCGGCCGCCGCTGAACAAGGACACCCGGCTGTGCATCTCGCTGGCCGGGCGACCCAGCAACATCGGCACCCGGTTCCACAACCACCTCTACGAGGTCCTCGGGCTGGACTTCCTCTACAAGGCGTTCACCACCACCGACATCGGCGCGGCCATCGGCGGCGTACGGGCGCTGGGCATCCGCGGGTGTTCGGTGTCGATGCCGTTCAAACAGGACGTACTCGACCTCGTCGACGAGGTCGAGCCGTCCGCGCGAATCATCAACGCCGTCAACACGATTGTGAACGACGACGGGCATCTCACCGCGTCGAACACCGATTACCTGGCCGTGCAACGCCTCATCGACCAGTACGGCCTGGAACCCGATCGCTCGGTGATGGTCCTGGGCAGCGGAGGCATGGCGTCCGCGGTCGGCGCGGCCTTCCGCGACCGCGGCTTCGCGACGGGGACGGTGGTGGCACGCAACGAAACCACCGGGCGTGCCCTGGCCGAGCGCCTCGGCTACGACTACGCCGCCGAGGTCGGATCGCGGTCCGCCGAGGTGATCGTCAACGTCACGCCCATCGGGATGGCCGGCGGTCCCGAAGAGCGGCAGCAGGCGTTCGACGCCGACACGATCGCGCAGGCGCACACCGTATTCGACGTCGTCGCGACGCCCGCCGAGACGCCGCTGATCACCGCCGCGCGCCAGGCAGGGGTCGCGGTGATCACCGGTGCGGAGGTGGTGGCACTGCAGGCCGCGGAGCAGTTCGAGCGCTACACCGGGGTGCGGCCGACGCCGGAGCAGGTCGCCGAGGCGTCGGCGATATCCCGCCGGGACTGA
- a CDS encoding IS256 family transposase, translating into MLTVVHDTDEANANDGGGRSLLDEIVRDGARQMLAAALKAEVAAYIDAHAGELDESGRRLVVRNGSHAGREVLTAAGAVAVTAPRVNDKRIDADTGERQRFSSAILPAWARKSPQMTEVLPLLYLHGLSTSDFGPALEQFLGSSAGLSATTITRLTSQWQEEAKAFGARDLSGTDFVYLWVDGIHLKVRLEQEKLCLLVMIGVRSDGRKELVALADGYRESTESWADLLRSCRRRGMIAPVLAVGDGALGFWKAMREVFPATREQRCWFHKQANVLSCLPKSAQPGAVAAMREIYNAEDLDHAQVAIKAFEIDYGAKYPKAVAKIVDDADVLLEFYKYPAEHWIHLRTTNPIESTFATVRLRTKVTKGPGSRAAGIAMAYKLIDAAQARWRAVNAPHLVALVRAGAVFHKGKLLERPADITPPEPAESTETEVA; encoded by the coding sequence ATGCTCACCGTAGTTCACGACACCGATGAGGCCAACGCCAATGACGGCGGTGGTCGGTCGTTGTTGGATGAGATCGTGCGCGACGGCGCCCGGCAGATGCTGGCCGCGGCGCTGAAGGCTGAGGTGGCCGCCTACATCGATGCCCACGCCGGTGAGCTCGATGAGAGCGGTCGCCGGCTGGTGGTCCGCAACGGCTCCCACGCCGGGCGTGAGGTGTTGACCGCCGCGGGCGCGGTGGCGGTGACCGCGCCGCGGGTCAACGACAAGCGTATCGACGCCGATACCGGTGAGCGGCAGCGGTTTTCCTCGGCGATCCTGCCGGCGTGGGCGCGCAAGTCCCCGCAGATGACTGAGGTGCTGCCGCTGCTGTACCTGCACGGCCTGTCGACCAGTGACTTCGGGCCGGCCTTGGAGCAGTTCCTCGGGTCCAGTGCCGGGCTCTCGGCGACGACGATCACACGGCTGACCAGCCAGTGGCAGGAGGAGGCCAAGGCCTTCGGGGCCCGGGATCTGTCGGGCACTGACTTCGTCTACCTGTGGGTCGACGGCATTCACCTCAAGGTCCGCCTCGAGCAGGAGAAGCTGTGCCTGTTGGTGATGATCGGGGTCCGCTCCGATGGCCGCAAGGAACTCGTCGCCCTGGCCGACGGGTATCGAGAATCGACCGAGTCGTGGGCCGATCTGCTGCGGTCGTGTCGCCGCCGCGGGATGATCGCCCCGGTGTTGGCCGTCGGTGACGGTGCACTGGGCTTTTGGAAGGCGATGCGCGAGGTGTTCCCGGCTACCCGCGAGCAGCGCTGCTGGTTTCACAAACAGGCCAATGTCCTTTCCTGCCTGCCCAAATCGGCGCAACCCGGTGCGGTCGCGGCGATGCGGGAGATCTACAACGCCGAGGACCTCGACCACGCGCAGGTCGCGATCAAGGCCTTCGAGATCGACTACGGCGCCAAGTACCCCAAGGCGGTCGCCAAGATCGTCGACGACGCCGACGTGCTGTTGGAGTTCTACAAATACCCAGCCGAACACTGGATCCACTTGCGCACCACGAATCCGATCGAATCAACCTTCGCCACCGTGCGATTGCGGACGAAGGTCACCAAGGGGCCGGGATCCCGCGCGGCCGGAATTGCCATGGCCTACAAGCTTATCGACGCCGCACAAGCCCGGTGGCGGGCAGTCAACGCACCCCACCTGGTCGCCCTCGTCCGTGCCGGCGCCGTCTTCCACAAAGGCAAGCTACTCGAACGCCCCGCCGACATCACACCGCCCGAGCCGGCCGAATCAACCGAAACGGAGGTCGCCTGA
- a CDS encoding alpha-ketoglutarate-dependent dioxygenase AlkB, with protein MELALQGSLFEHAERRTLGNGAWLDVRSGWLTDADTLFDELRERIPWRAERRQMYDRVLDVPRLLSFHNLVEDEAPHPRLKQMRRRLNDTYGGELGEPFTTAGLCLYRDGNDSVAWHGDNIGRSSREDTMVAIVGLGATRVFALRPRGGGPSLRIQHHHGDLLVMGGSCQRTWEHAIPKTTRPTGPRISIQFRPHDVR; from the coding sequence ATGGAGCTGGCTCTACAGGGCTCGCTTTTCGAGCACGCAGAGCGCCGCACACTCGGCAACGGCGCATGGCTCGACGTCCGGTCGGGCTGGCTGACCGATGCCGACACCCTCTTCGACGAACTGCGTGAGCGCATCCCGTGGCGCGCCGAGCGCCGACAGATGTACGACCGGGTGCTCGACGTGCCGCGGCTGCTCAGCTTCCACAACCTCGTCGAGGACGAGGCGCCGCATCCACGCCTCAAACAGATGCGCCGACGGCTCAACGACACCTACGGCGGAGAACTCGGCGAACCCTTCACCACCGCCGGCCTCTGCCTCTACCGCGACGGCAACGACAGCGTGGCCTGGCACGGCGACAACATCGGCCGCAGCAGCCGCGAGGACACGATGGTCGCGATCGTCGGCCTCGGCGCCACCCGGGTCTTCGCGCTGCGGCCGCGCGGCGGCGGCCCGTCGCTGCGCATCCAGCACCACCACGGCGACCTGCTGGTGATGGGTGGATCCTGCCAGCGCACATGGGAACACGCGATTCCGAAGACCACCCGGCCGACGGGTCCGCGGATCAGCATCCAGTTCCGGCCGCACGACGTGCGCTGA
- a CDS encoding exonuclease domain-containing protein, producing the protein MLDYVALDFETANSYRGSPCAVGLVCVRNGVPVAERRWLMRPPEGADHFDAFNTIVHGISADMVANEPRWKDLLPTITDFIGDDVMVAHNAGFDIGVIRYACAVDNIEWPELRFLCTMVLARRALSLPSYGLPFVVDAFGSTFADHHDALADAGGVTDVIRGLACANQIDDLDALARSVGVCIGQMRAGTYRGSLATLSGGGSRLIQCELNSDADSEGYLYGRVVVFTGTLLSMTRQIAWDEWSRVGAIAERSTTKRTNVLVVSDVNPAVLRPGSNLTEKARRAFELQDLGQDIEVMTEDDFLRCLEGKPLVSADAVVQPVAEGQQEGGTGNVIPGRLRKVALAERPVPEPPEAAYASSTATARARRHDRPAL; encoded by the coding sequence ATGCTGGACTATGTTGCGCTCGACTTCGAGACGGCGAACTCTTATCGAGGCTCGCCCTGCGCGGTCGGTCTAGTCTGCGTCCGGAACGGTGTTCCCGTAGCCGAACGCCGCTGGCTGATGCGTCCGCCCGAAGGCGCTGATCACTTCGATGCGTTCAACACCATTGTTCACGGGATCTCTGCGGACATGGTGGCTAATGAACCACGTTGGAAGGACCTTCTGCCGACGATCACCGACTTTATCGGTGATGATGTCATGGTCGCCCACAATGCTGGCTTCGATATTGGCGTCATCCGCTACGCGTGCGCGGTTGACAATATTGAATGGCCGGAGCTGCGATTCCTTTGCACTATGGTTCTTGCGCGCCGCGCGCTCTCTTTGCCGTCCTACGGCTTGCCATTTGTCGTTGATGCGTTCGGCTCGACTTTCGCCGATCATCATGACGCGCTCGCGGATGCTGGGGGCGTAACAGATGTCATCCGCGGCCTCGCCTGCGCGAACCAGATCGACGACCTCGACGCGCTCGCCCGGTCGGTCGGTGTCTGCATCGGTCAAATGCGTGCCGGCACTTACAGGGGCAGCCTTGCAACCCTGAGCGGCGGCGGTTCGCGGCTCATTCAATGCGAGCTGAACTCCGACGCTGACTCGGAGGGCTACTTGTACGGGCGTGTTGTGGTGTTCACGGGAACGTTGCTGTCGATGACTCGACAGATTGCCTGGGACGAGTGGTCTCGCGTTGGAGCAATTGCCGAGAGGTCAACAACCAAGCGCACGAATGTACTAGTGGTGAGCGACGTCAACCCAGCAGTGCTACGCCCCGGATCGAACCTGACCGAGAAGGCTCGCAGAGCCTTCGAACTGCAAGACCTCGGACAAGACATCGAAGTCATGACGGAAGACGACTTTCTACGGTGTCTCGAGGGCAAGCCGCTGGTCAGCGCCGATGCGGTCGTGCAGCCGGTTGCGGAGGGTCAGCAGGAAGGCGGCACGGGAAACGTTATCCCGGGTCGCCTCCGCAAGGTGGCCCTAGCTGAGCGCCCGGTGCCAGAACCCCCCGAAGCCGCCTACGCCTCCTCGACCGCTACGGCGAGAGCGCGTCGTCACGACAGACCAGCTCTGTAG
- a CDS encoding GNAT family N-acetyltransferase, whose amino-acid sequence MAGVTAARADELAALDFFAGSSTENLEPLAAQLRPLSAAPGEILMRQGEQAVSFLLIGAGRVQVSHTGAEGLHAVVDVHHGMIVGEIALMRDAPRTATVIALDQVTGWVGTDDAFATMLEVPGMMDKLVRLARQRLAAFVAPIPLTVRDGTELFIRPVLPGDNERTINGPVEFSSETLYRRFQSARKPTPRLMAYLFEVDYADHFVWVMTDGAHGPVVADARFVRDEGDPTTAEVAFTVGDDYQGRGIGTVLMYALVVAASYDGVRRFTARVLTDNYAMRRILDKFGAHWERDDLGVVTTTVDVPDPATLPFPPELTGRIRDVTRQVIRAVG is encoded by the coding sequence ATGGCCGGTGTGACTGCCGCCCGCGCGGATGAGCTCGCGGCGCTGGACTTCTTCGCCGGAAGCTCCACCGAGAACCTGGAGCCGTTGGCGGCTCAGCTGCGGCCGCTGAGCGCGGCGCCCGGGGAGATCCTGATGCGCCAGGGCGAACAGGCGGTGTCGTTCCTGCTGATCGGCGCGGGCCGGGTCCAGGTGAGCCATACCGGTGCCGAAGGTCTGCACGCGGTCGTCGACGTCCACCACGGCATGATCGTCGGCGAGATCGCCCTGATGCGCGATGCCCCGCGCACCGCGACGGTCATCGCGCTCGACCAGGTGACCGGCTGGGTCGGTACCGACGACGCGTTCGCCACCATGCTCGAAGTCCCGGGCATGATGGACAAGCTCGTCCGCCTCGCCCGCCAACGCCTCGCGGCGTTCGTCGCGCCGATTCCGCTCACGGTGCGTGACGGCACCGAACTGTTCATCCGGCCCGTCCTGCCCGGCGACAACGAACGGACGATCAACGGTCCGGTCGAATTCTCCAGCGAAACGCTCTACCGGCGGTTCCAATCCGCCCGCAAGCCCACACCGCGGCTGATGGCCTACCTGTTCGAGGTCGACTACGCCGATCACTTCGTCTGGGTGATGACCGACGGCGCCCATGGACCGGTCGTCGCCGATGCGCGGTTCGTCCGCGACGAGGGCGACCCCACCACCGCGGAGGTGGCGTTCACCGTGGGCGACGACTATCAGGGCCGCGGTATCGGCACGGTCCTGATGTACGCGCTCGTCGTCGCGGCGAGCTATGACGGTGTCCGCCGGTTCACCGCCCGCGTGCTGACCGACAATTACGCGATGCGCAGGATCCTGGACAAGTTCGGGGCGCACTGGGAGCGCGACGATCTCGGCGTGGTGACCACCACCGTCGATGTGCCCGACCCGGCCACGCTGCCGTTCCCGCCGGAACTCACCGGCCGGATCCGCGACGTCACCCGCCAGGTCATCCGGGCCGTCGGCTGA
- the soxR gene encoding redox-sensitive transcriptional activator SoxR, which produces MDGHELTPSEMSARSGVAVSALHFYEREGLITSRRTAGNQRRYARETLRRVAFIRMSQRLGIPLARIRAALATLPTDRVPTSKDWAKLSASWREDLDERILHLQRLRDNLAGCIGCGCLSLKTCALANPGDVLAGSGPGPVRL; this is translated from the coding sequence ATGGACGGCCATGAGCTGACCCCGAGTGAGATGTCGGCCCGCAGCGGTGTCGCAGTCTCGGCGCTGCACTTCTACGAGCGCGAAGGGCTCATCACCAGCCGGCGCACCGCGGGCAACCAGCGCCGCTATGCGCGCGAGACGTTGCGGCGTGTGGCGTTCATCCGGATGTCCCAACGGCTGGGCATCCCGCTGGCCCGTATCCGCGCGGCGCTGGCCACCCTGCCGACCGACCGCGTGCCGACGAGCAAGGACTGGGCGAAGCTGTCCGCGAGTTGGCGCGAGGACCTCGACGAACGGATCCTGCACCTGCAGCGTCTGCGCGACAACCTGGCCGGGTGCATCGGCTGCGGCTGTCTGAGCCTCAAGACCTGCGCGCTGGCCAACCCCGGCGACGTTCTCGCCGGAAGCGGTCCGGGACCGGTTCGCCTCTGA
- the sepX gene encoding divisome protein SepX/GlpR — protein sequence MPSIPQSLLWISLVVLWLFVLVPMLVSKREAVRRTSDVALATRVLNSGQSARLLRRSGPAAGHHSDPDWRPSADELDDEPVDDRDTRDAEPEGAVVLAAAPQRDAEPDYLDVDIVEEDSGALPIGSAADQPFEDILPTAAGAPEFDAELEDDVDDETDDVAAESDDAESVDDGTEDEYEYVPDSSGIETPADDERAEPAGDALGAARRRRYESKTAEAVSARKYLFRKRMVTSMAVALLASAVAAYLVAPWAWWLCGAVGAVTVLYLGYLRRQTRIEEQVRRRRAQRIRRSRLGVENTEDPELDVVPARLRRPGAAVLEIDDEDPIFEHLDEVAFARHFDLPKAAGQ from the coding sequence ATGCCAAGCATCCCCCAATCTCTGCTGTGGATCTCGCTCGTGGTGCTCTGGCTCTTCGTGCTGGTGCCCATGCTGGTGAGCAAGCGCGAAGCTGTCCGGCGCACAAGCGATGTCGCGCTGGCCACCCGCGTGCTGAACTCAGGGCAGAGCGCTCGACTGCTCCGTCGGTCCGGTCCCGCGGCCGGCCACCACTCCGATCCGGATTGGCGCCCGTCCGCCGACGAGCTCGACGACGAACCCGTCGACGACCGCGACACCCGTGACGCGGAGCCCGAGGGAGCCGTGGTCCTGGCCGCCGCGCCGCAGCGTGACGCCGAGCCGGACTACCTCGACGTCGACATCGTCGAGGAGGACTCCGGTGCGCTGCCCATCGGCTCCGCCGCCGATCAGCCATTCGAAGACATCCTGCCGACAGCGGCCGGGGCGCCCGAGTTCGACGCCGAGCTCGAGGATGACGTCGACGACGAAACCGACGATGTCGCAGCGGAATCGGATGATGCCGAGTCCGTCGACGACGGCACCGAAGACGAATACGAGTACGTGCCGGACTCGTCGGGGATCGAGACCCCCGCCGACGACGAACGCGCCGAACCGGCCGGCGATGCGCTCGGTGCCGCGCGCCGACGCCGCTACGAGTCGAAGACCGCGGAGGCCGTCAGCGCCCGCAAGTACCTGTTCCGCAAGCGGATGGTGACGTCGATGGCGGTGGCGCTGCTGGCGTCGGCCGTCGCGGCGTACCTCGTCGCGCCGTGGGCGTGGTGGCTGTGCGGCGCAGTGGGCGCGGTGACCGTTCTCTACCTCGGCTACCTCCGCAGGCAGACCCGTATCGAGGAGCAGGTACGGCGCAGGCGTGCGCAGCGCATCCGCCGTTCCCGGCTGGGCGTGGAGAACACCGAGGACCCCGAACTCGACGTGGTGCCCGCCCGTCTGCGTCGACCAGGTGCGGCGGTGCTGGAGATCGACGACGAGGACCCGATTTTCGAGCACCTCGACGAGGTCGCGTTCGCCCGGCACTTCGATCTGCCCAAGGCTGCCGGGCAGTAG